In the Populus trichocarpa isolate Nisqually-1 chromosome 1, P.trichocarpa_v4.1, whole genome shotgun sequence genome, one interval contains:
- the LOC7490962 gene encoding uncharacterized protein LOC7490962, whose protein sequence is MSLTSVKMTEEVWLTCLTHALSTETEEILGLLLGDIEYAKDGNVTALIWGASPQSRSDRRKDRVETKPEQLAAASAQAERMTASTGRTTRVIGWYHSHPHITVLPSHVDVRTQAMYQLLDPGFIGLIFSCFNEDVNKVGRIQVIAFQSSDGKQNNMLRPVSALPVNKSSIIELDSSSSDIASLEGPELDTADSRAAGSSKGGARSLGLGDFFANADANYVGRERIGGNYYSSNSGDKITDIDPMDMSESMQEAMHRSNLDMSGAEYSRREIPLHVLPTCSLLKLDSPLMSFGDLQRVLYEEERGAYNQAILQNMRNGKVHPLTFIHHTATYQASMCKLIEYCLSPAINALQGRLRENDIRLATLADEAKMLEMETAKGSELQISPSSSRSPRQVPSPGLRGSALSGQRDFHGSSESLSSRTVASPGSRSRTSSS, encoded by the exons ATGTCTTTAACGAGCGTGAAGATGACAGAGGAAGTCTGGTTAACATGTCTCACCCATGCGTTGTCTACCGAGACCGAAGAAATCCTTGGCCTCCTCCTCGGTGATAttgag TATGCGAAAGATGGCAATGTTACTGCATTAATATGGGGAGCCTCACCTCAGTCAAGATCTGATAGGAGAAAGGACCGGGTAGAGACAAAACCAGAACAGTTGGCTGCAGCATCAGCTCAAGCTGAGA GAATGACTGCATCAACAGGACGAACAACAAGAGTGATAGGGTGGTATCATTCACACCCGCATATTACTGTACTTCCTTCTCATGTTG ATGTGAGGACCCAGGCAATGTACCAACTTCTAGATCCTGGGTTTATCGGCCTGATATTTTCCTGTTTTAATGAGGATGTCAATAAG GTTGGAAGAATCCAAGTCATTGCTTTCCAGTCCTCAGATGGGAAACAGAATAACATGTTAAGACCTGTTTCTGCATTGCCTGTAAATAAAAGTTCAATAATAGAGCTTGATTCATCTTCCTCAGATATTGCAAGTCTGGAGGGCCCTGAACTGGACACTGCTGATTCAAGAGCTGCAGGATCCAGTAAG GGTGGGGCAAGATCTTTGGGTCTTGGGGATTTCTTTGCTAATGCTGATGCCAACTATGTTGGGAGAGAAAGAATTGGAGGAAACTACTATAGCAGCAATTCAGGTGATAAGATAACTGATATAGACCCCATGGACATGTCAGAGAGTATGCAGGAAGCTATGCACCGCTCAAATTTGGACATGAG TGGTGCGGAGTATTCCAGAAGAGAAATTCCTCTTCATGTTTTGCCCACATGCTCTCTGCTGAAGCTTGATTCACCTCTAATGTCATTTGGTGATTTGCAACGTGTGTTGTATGAAGAGGAGCGTGGAGCATACAACCAAGCCATCTTGCAGAATATGAG GAATGGAAAAGTACATCCCTTGACTTTCATTCACCACACAGCAACATATCAGGCTTCCATGTGCAAATTGATTGAATACTG TCTAAGTCCTGCCATAAATGCTCTCCAGGGCCGCTTGAGAGAGAATGATATTCGg TTAGCAACACTTGCTGATGAAGCCAAGATGTTGGAGATGGAAACCGCTAAAGGGAGTGAGTTACAGATCTCCCCGTCAAGTTCCAGATCTCCCCGTCAAGTTCCATCTCCTGGACTACGAGGAAGTGCTTTGTCTGGTCAGAGGGACTTTCATGGTTCATCAGAATCTCTTAGTTCGAGGACTGTTGCCAGCCCTGGCAGCCGAAGCAGAACAAGCTCCTCATAG
- the LOC7490963 gene encoding late embryogenesis abundant protein 29 gives MDSRGNDITYNAGELAGQAQAKKDDVMDQCQEGLNQSTQDSSYTAQASSFLHQTGEQVKNMAQGAAEAVKNTLGMNTENTPTTNTSSLNHPINPSNPSNPSTRI, from the exons atgGATAGCAGAGGTAATGACATCACTTACAACGCCGGCGAACTAGCCGGTCAAGCTCAG gcGAAGAAGGATGATGTTATGGACCAGTGCCAGGAAGGGCTTAACCAATCCACCCAAGACAGTTCTTATACTGCCCAAGCTTCCAGCTTCCTTCATCAG ACCGGGGAGCAAGTGAAGAACATGGCTCAGGGAGCAGCTGAAGCAGTGAAGAACACTCTGGGGATGAACACAGAGAACACTCCCACCACCAATACCAGCAGCCTCAACCACCCAATCAACCCAAGCAATCCAAGCAACCCATCTACTAGGATTTGA